AAATGAGTGGATCGATAAAAAACGAAGACTTTGCTGTGAAAGTGGTTTTGATCATCATGGAGTTGGGGTTTCTAGATTTGATTTGTTTCACCTCGAAGATATCCAGAAGGAAAGTGGTAGAGATAGATGCAGTGTGAGTTCAGattagtgcactgcaaaaacggtgtgtctaaaaaccagataaaatcactaaatctgagggaaatgatcttgctgcatggacagataattagagaaagaagaaaagaaattaactcttaaaacaagataaatgatctaacacttctaaatctagagttttttttatatcttggtaagaaacaaataatttgcagtgcacactGTTtgctttaagagttaatttcttatttaaacccatttaggcctaaaatgcctggacaaaatgcctgtaaaacctctgggcgattttaaaataagcccctaaaacctgaagtttttctgtaaattcaacagaagtgtcaacgcttctactaaataatagatttgtcagcctctgtagcagatagaaatgacattcaaaacatatttgagagcttatacctatATGTGGCTTTCAtgcatgagaagttgagtttatttgtccaaaccttcaataaagttttttttttttttaaatcaatttgttgcattgcgacactcccacatgtattctgatgcttttcgttggccaagagaccgaaaataggtggaaaaactacaaatactacaaaacgacgtatccgctttccctgctttaatggtagaataacacaacagcgcccccggttttaatggtagaaatgcggtaatgctttcccgccttaaatgggttaagcatacaacatgcttatttctagatttaatcatcttaatttaagaaatcttgtcaagtgaaattatctgtccatgcagcaagatcatttccctcagatttagtgtttttatcttgttttcagacacacattttttgcagtgtgaacaaataCATGAACAAGCTTTAAGTGACAATGTGGAGACAGTAACTGTGGACACCATCTTTCTATCTTTGTCAAGGTTTAAGAGGCCTGGCTGAGCACCTTCCTTGTGTTTAAACTTTAAGACATTTACTTAGAATGACTACgtttacatgcaaaaaatatatcgattttCGCCCGTACTGTGAAAAGgacaatatttatattatatatatatatatatatatatatatatatatatatatatatatatatatatagctatatacaCGGTCAATAAAAAAAGGGCAGTAACTAACAGTCGTggtcgattaatctgtcgattatttttCACGAGTAAACAATCCTTAGTTTGGTCTATGAAACgtcagaaaatggtgaaaaaacgTTGATCAGTGTTTCCTAAAGCACAGGATGAGGTCTGAAATGTAATTTTCACAACTCAAAGATAGAAACCTTCTTGTTTAGAGTTGCTCTGAAAATGTTCCTGTATCCATCTAAGCTAAGGACTCTCAGCTAgacattttaacactttaaccctcctgtttgACATTTGGATGTTTTCCATCAAACTGCCACAATATAACATGAATAAATTCCCCAAgtgtaaaacttttaaaatttaGTTGGTTAAGATGATgtcatttatatgtatattttatgctTCAGTTTTGACCAATGATGGTGAAGAAGGTGAAGCTAAGTTAGGAGCTGAGAATACTACCCCCAAAAAACAGACTAATATTGGTATATCCACATGTCCTTATTGGAAAATTTGGATAATCCAAAAagaatgttgtgtttatatcaaattcagaataaaaagtgggatattagtgtgcatgtaaacgtagtCAGTGTTTTCCAGACTGACTTGTAAAGAGTGAAACAGGAATGACAACATGAATAaggtacaaaaacaaaacaataataacaaaagaaaagagtcCGAACCAAGTTTATtaaagttaatgaaaactaacgaaataacaaaaactagaattgaaaaacatttttgttaaatgaaataaaaataaaaactagagttttaaaaaaaccaaaaaaaacaataactaactgaaactgtattttgtggttctaaaactaactaaaattatagtgaaaatgtccttcgttttcatctttgtcaacttttttcatacgttaatctttttggttgaaatgaaatctatttaatctatctggttttatgacttaataaacttattggctgagatggatcagacaaaggaaataaaggaaacatttattgtgatcttattgaatctggcacccaacaaataccccattacaaaacaactaaaactaacattaaaactaataaaaactaagctaaaatgagcaaactcactctaaaaactcattaaaactaactgaattttaaaacaaaaaattcacaacaaaattaaaactaaaactaatgaaaaatccaaaactattataaccttggttcgaACTAAGGAGAACagtcaaagatttttttttttttttttaaatgagcacCTAACTGACAGGAAAGATGTACGTTCCAGTATCTATACTACTACGACACTATTTAGTATGCCAGAGAAAGATTCGGTACGTCTAAATACATAGTATCTTTAATGCAGGATGCCAAAACTAGCCGGATGTCCGACTACATCTGGTCACATTTAGCTTTTCCGGTGATTCTGACCTGCAAACCTCTGCTCAGCACACAGGGAGACACAGTCAATCCCTCCTGGTCCACCACCACGGGACATCAGAAACAAATGTACAGTATTTAGAGAGAGacggttcactgcaaaaaaggtgtgttaaaaacaagtaaatctgagggaaatgatcttgctgcatggacagataatttcacttgacaagatctcttaaattaaatattaattattaaatctagaaataagcatgttgaacgcttgaaataagaaattaactcttaaaacaagataaatgatctaacacttctaaatcgaaagtttttttttatcttggtaagaaacaaataattatcaggtcactctgctcgggccagttcatcaatgctggcagctttaatttatcttgttttaagagttaatttcttattttaagcgttcaacatgcttatttctagatttaataatcttaattttttttttttttaagatatttttttgggcattttgtaactttattgacaggagagatattgagagtgaaagggggagacagaggggaaggcatgcgggaaagggctccgagccggattcgaacctgggccgcccgcttacgaggactgggcctctgtggtacgcgctctaccaggtgtgccaccgggaacgccctaataatcttaatttaatctttatcttgtcaagtgaaattatctgtccatgcagaaagatcatttccctcagatttagtgtttttatcttgtttttagacacacctatTTTGCAGTGTTCATTTTTTGACTCAATTTGAATTGTGTCATGAACTACACGTTTGTTAATTTAAATAGATCATTTCTACGAGTCAAGACAGTTGCATTTTTGTCACTAAACTGTATAAGACTGAAAATATGTAATTAGTAACACTAAAGTCATGTATTTGCTcgttctttttaaataaaaagaccaAAGCTAAATGAAACACATGACTTCAGTGTGACATATATTGTGCAGATGTGAGAAATGTATTTCACTGAGTGGATTCACGCAAAACTAAATGGTACAAGGACAAACTTCTACTTTATTGGcttgcaaaaatatattttagattgACTGTGTAATTCATGGCACTAttcaaacaagatttttttttttaaacgtctcTTTCGCCATTGACTgctgtacattattttttcGATCTTGTTAAATTAAACCAAAAACAGGTTTACAAGCTAAAATCTCTGATAACTATGGGAATTACtgacatttttcatttccaAAGTATCATGATATCATTGGAGCCTTTAGATTTTAGAAAAGTCTGGGTGAAGGTTTAAGAAAATGACTGTAAGCTTCTTAACTTTTTGAACATGTTGCGAAGGACTGAAGTGAAATCATCATTTGGATCTGTGTACGACAACAACACCACAGTAGTAAGAGTAGACTTATTAAAGATCAGCTATAAAGACTTTAACATTTGATTACTTTCAGAGGATTCATAAACAATCTTACTTACAAATCTAAAATTGAGCAGTATTTTTCTGAcaatgtcaaattttaaaatctgattttactTTTTGCAACTTCTGTCAGGATTTTAAAACAACCCTATTTAAGTTGTAAGACTGATATTTATAATGATTGAaccaacatgttttttgtttttttttagattatgaACTCTAATAGATTAATGAAACACAACTGTGAGTTTTTGGAAACTAAGTTACCTTGTGTGCATTAGAAGAGCCGACGTGCTGACTGAAcagttattttgtaataatgTTTCATCTGTAACTTCTCTTGTGGAGTGTATGTTTGTTATATCTCAGTTTGTGACTGTGAGTCAAACTGATAAACATTGAAGCTTAAaccttgtcttttattttgtttaattgactTTAATAATGCATCAGAAGAAGAGCAAAGAACAAAACATATCATAAAATATCTCTTTCTGACTGGTCAAGATGAAGATCAAATGCTGTTACAAACACAGTCAACAAATCACAAACTTACTGTTGATTATCaaacttacactgtaaaaaaatgtttgtaataattacagtaaaacattgtcaaattacttcagaaatagggcgtaaaattataaattgtatatcaccatagtagacacttttaattaccgtaaatcaaagaatagcataaaactttaacttttactctCATAAAacactgtaggaaacacacagttctgctgtaaaaaatataaaactttcatgtaaagttaatggagaaataccataatgtcacaatgacacagttaccctaaaaataacgggaatattcagtctaaatcagtttttgctgatatttacatttaaatttacagtagaaaacccgctcactgtatttttttacggtgaagttctggcaaccaaagctgccagtattttaccgtaaattaaacagattattttttacagtgtacagtacaTTGAGCTTATGGTGGAGTTtatgcttttaattaccgtaaatcaaggaaaagtacaaaactttaaaactgtagaaaacagtttttttcatgtgaaattAAAGGGGAAATGGCATAATATCACagggacacaattaccctaaaaataaagggactgctcagtctaaattacatttaaatttgcaGTAGAAAAACCcattaactgtattttttacagtgaaattctgacaaccaaagctgccagtattttactgtaaattaaacattattttgtacAGTACATTGAGTTTATGGTGGAACTACTTTAAATCTAAGAGCAGACATGAAAAGCAAAGGCAGCAAGAAAATGTAAGAGGGCACAAAACCACTTCAAAGGATGTCACAGTAAACCAACAGCTATGACAGAAATCATGAGCATATTCAGCATTTCTAGAGGAAGTGATGAGAGTCTTGCAGCACTTTTAATACAATGATCTTTCAACAAGAGGGGAGACAGAGCTGCCCGAGAAAGTGATGGATTCGGTGATAAGGCtgaagaaaaaggagagaaggaaCAAACGGGCTGATCTCCCAGTTTCTCTCTGTGCATGTTGACCCAGTTGCTGATGTAAATAATCTGTGTACAGGTGCAGTCCCACAAATTACCCGACAGATAGACGCCGCTGAGGTTTTTTAAAGCCTCAAAAGTCCCATTCTCCACCACTCTCAGCTTGTTGGACTTCAAACTCAATTTCTGGAGGTTTTTAAGTCCTTGAAATCCATTCGGCTGCAGCTGATTCAGTTTGTTTCCATCCAAGTTGAGTTCTGTTAGCTTGGAAAGTCGGGTAAAGAGCTGAGGGTGTAAACTACTCAGGCTGTTGTTCTTCAGCAGAAGCTTGCGGAGCTTGTGGAGGGGATCGAAGGTCTTCAACGGGATGTCACGGAGCTGATTGAAGCTCAACTTGAGTTCTTTAAGGTGGCTCAGCCCTACGAACCCATCAGGAGACAGCTCAGTGATACGGTTCTCCTCCAGATCCAGCGTATTAAGACTTGTTAGATTCATGAACAGACTTGTAGGAAGGTTCCCAAAGTGGTTTTCATTCATTAATAACTCTTTTAAACTGATGAGGTCTCTGAACTGGTCCGAGTAGTAGAGGTTAGATGGTTACGAGAGAGCTTCAGTGAATTTACTCTCAACAAACCGTTGAAGATTGAAGGATGTAGAGACTTGATGTGGTTGTCAGCGAGGTCGATCTCCTTGAGTGACCTCATCTTGTGTAAAAGGCCTTTGGGAAGGTGCCTGAGAGCGTTGGAGTACAGGTACAGGTTCTGGAGAGACTTGAGCTTGTTGAAAAGAGCATGGTGGAGGTTCATGATGCGGTTCTTGGACAGGTGGAGCTCTTTGAGTCTGGACAGCGGATCAAACACCCCGACTGGTATGGAAGAGATCTGATTGCTGTCCAGCTGGAgttcttttagttttttcaaGTTGCTGAATGCGTCCACGGGAAGAGATGTGAGTCTGTTTCTGTACAAATCAAGTTCCTCGAGGCCGATCAGGCCGCTGAAGACTTTTAAAGGAAGAGAATCTATGAGGTTGACGCTAAGGTCCAGTTCACACAGTGTGCTCAGACCTCTCAGCGAGCCCTCAGACAGAGCCGCCAGCTTGTTGTAGCTCAAGTCCAGATGAACCAACAGGCCCAGGGATGAGAAGCAGCTGTCTGGAAGGCTGGAGATGTTGTTCATCTGGAGGTGCAGAGACCTGAGCATGTTAACGTCCCTCAGTGCTTCAGCCGGTACCGCCACCAGCATGTTACCGCTCAGGTCCAGCTGTTGGAGACCTGTCGCTCCTCTGAAGCTGGCCTCGCCCACACTTGTGATTCTGTTTCTGGACAGATCAAGTTTCTCCAGCACAGTGGAGTTCTTGAACACACCTTCTTCTATTTGTGTGATATTATTGTGGCTCAGGTGGAGGTCAGTGAGCGCGATGCCTCCTTCCAATCCACCAACCTGTAAGATTTGAATCTGGTTAAAGTTCAGATTCAGCCCCGTCAGATGTCTTAATCCACGGAGGAATCCAACGGGCAGATATTCAATCTTGTTCCCGCTGAGGTCCAGCAGGCTGAGAGCAGGGCAGTGTAGGAACTGATCAGGGTGGAGAAACGTCAGGTCGTTGTTGCAAAGGAGGAGCTTAGACAGCTTCGTCATATTCGGCCAAACTGGGTTGAGGGATAGAAAGACATTCATCTGATTCCGAGTCAGGTCCAGTACCTACAGAACACCCAGGAAGGAAAGAAGACTTGTGAAAACTCGGTTATGAATAATTCCTTATAATACTGTGAATTAAAACATCAAAATTGAGTCTCAGAAGCCCAGGTTGGGTATTAAGTCCTTTTTCAGAGGAGATTAAACGAAAGAACTGCCAACTGAAATGTCTTGAGAGTACAGGATGTTCTGTCCTGAAAAATCGTAAAATAAGCCAATTAAGTCGTCATCACTTGCAACACTTTTAATGATGCAGCAGAGTTTCAGCCCATAGactgtgtataaataatggacgtagcatgttgaacgcttaaaataagacattaactcttaaaacaagataagttATCTaatacttctaaatctaaagttttttttatcttggtaagaaacaaataattgtcagtgcactctgctcgggccagttcatcgctgcctgcagctttaatttatcttgttttaagagttaatttcttattttaagcgttcaacatgcttatttctagatttaataatcttaatttaagaaatcttatcaagtgaaattatctgtccatgcagaaagatcatttccctcagatttactgtttttatctggtttttagacacacctatTTTGCAGTGTTCATTTTTTGACTCAATTTGAATTGTGTCATGAACTACACAtatgtttgttcatttaaatagaTCATTTTTGCGAGTCAAGACAGTTTCATTTTTGTCACTAAACTGTATAAGACTGAAAATATGTAATTAGTAACACTAAAGTCATGTATTTGTTCGTtctgttcaacatgcttatttctagatttaatagtcttaatttaagaaatcttgtcaagtgaaattatctgtccatgcagcaagatcatttccctcagatttactgtttttatcttgtttttagacacagtgTGTAGGGTCCAGTGGGACATTTATTaaagcatcacacacagattaAAGCTGTGTTTCATACCTGAAGCTTCTCCATCCCATGCCTGGGTATTTCCTGTATCTGGTTGTATGAGACATACAGCTGCTCTGTGGTCTCTGGCAGCTCAGGGATCTGGTCCAGTCCTCTCTCCAGACACACGATGCTGGTCAGGTTGTGGAGACATTTGCAGGCTGGGGGGCAAAGGTCGGAGCGGACCAAGAGGCTCAGAGAGGCCAGAGTCAAGGCTGCCAACATGGTCGGCTGCAGCTGAACACAAACACGGAGCATGGGAGCTTCTTTCATTCTGAAGTGTTTTATACACGCAGAAAATCTTTATTCTCGGTCTCTGTATTAAGTTAAAGATATGATTTCAagtttgcttcatttttagaGACCAAGACCTGAGTGAgaatcaaataaacaaaaacttcCCATCACATATCTGTAAGTAttcataaaagtgtttttttaaaatatatattctgaataaatatcattttcattttatatgttgcaacCAATTTAGCTggataaaaagagaaattaacTTTATATTCCTGAAGgaaatgcaaatgtttttagATTAAACTGATTCATGATCATTCAGACTTTCTTTTTGTATCTTACAAGtgcaagatttatttattttttacaggaaattatagtattattacatttttttaaattgctttgagatttatattttttgttaggGGTTAGTCAAAAGTGTTCAATTGTCTATTTAGTAAATAATTTTCAAGTGTTACTCTTGTAATTgctattaaaataaaacttacCGCTGATGAGAACGCCGTGCTTGATGTTCTGTTTTCTTGCAGCGATGTTTTAACCAAAGTGACAACTTTGCAGCACAGTTCCTGTCAcacatttatacagactaaaaaaatccccACAGCA
This is a stretch of genomic DNA from Centropristis striata isolate RG_2023a ecotype Rhode Island chromosome 4, C.striata_1.0, whole genome shotgun sequence. It encodes these proteins:
- the si:dkey-182i3.11 gene encoding LOW QUALITY PROTEIN: leucine-rich repeat-containing protein 15 (The sequence of the model RefSeq protein was modified relative to this genomic sequence to represent the inferred CDS: inserted 1 base in 1 codon) gives rise to the protein MKEAPMLRVCVQLQPTMLAALTLASLSLLVRSDLCPPACKCLHNLTSIVCLERGLDQIPELPETTEQLYVSYNQIQEIPRHGMEKLQVLDLTRNQMNVFLSLNPVWPNMTKLSKLLLCNNDLTFLHPDQFLHCPALSLLDLSGNKIEYLPVGFLRGLRHLTGLNLNFNQIQILQVGGLEGGIALTDLHLSHNNITQIEEGVFKNSTVLEKLDLSRNRITSVGEASFRGATGLQQLDLSGNMLVAVPAEALRDVNMLRSLHLQMNNISSLPDSCFSSLGLLVHLDLSYNKLAALSEGSLRGLSTLCELDLSVNLIDSLPLKVFSGLIGLEELDLYRNRLTSLPVDAFSNLKKLKELQLDSNQISSIPVGVFDPLSRLKELHLSKNRIMNLHHALFNKLKSLQNLYLYSNALRHLPKGLLHKMRSLKEIDLADNHIKSLHPSIFNGLLRVNSLKLSRNHLTXYYSDQFRDLISLKELLMNENHFGNLPTSLFMNLTSLNTLDLEENRITELSPDGFVGLSHLKELKLSFNQLRDIPLKTFDPLHKLRKLLLKNNSLSSLHPQLFTRLSKLTELNLDGNKLNQLQPNGFQGLKNLQKLSLKSNKLRVVENGTFEALKNLSGVYLSGNLWDCTCTQIIYISNWVNMHREKLGDQPVCSFSPFSSALSPNPSLSRAALSPLLLKDHCIKSAARLSSLPLEMLNMLMISVIAVGLL